Proteins co-encoded in one Streptomyces sp. JH34 genomic window:
- the treZ gene encoding malto-oligosyltrehalose trehalohydrolase produces MQFEVWAPEAGSAALCTAEGRRPMERDPQRAGWWTAEAEAADGDRYGFSLDDGPVLPDPRSRRQPEGPDGESAVVDQDAYAWRNTWAGRGLPGAVLYELHVGTFTDAGTFDAAAERLGHLVDLGITHVSVMPVCPFPGTHGWGYEGVSLWAVHEPYGGPDGLKRFVDTAHGLGLAVVLDVVHNHLGPSGNHLPAFGPYFTDTHHTPWGSAVNLDAPGSDEVRAYLLGSALAWLRDYRLDGLRLDAVHALADGRALTFLEELATSVDALASELGRPLALIAESDLCDPRTTTPRTEGGIGLHAQWNDDFHHALHTALTGESQGYYADFATAPLAALAKTVTKAFFHNGTYSSFRGRAHGRPVDATRTPAHRFVGYAQTHDQIGNRALGDRLAAGLSPGLQACAAALVLTGPFVPMLFMGEEWGARTPWQFFTDHTDEELARAVRDGRRREFAAHGWAEEDIPDPQDPATRARSCLDWSEPEREPHARLYAWYRELIALRRALPDLSDPDLASVRTAYDETARWIVCRRGDLRIAVNLSGEPAAIPLGAGRHRAGGGRVLAAWEPAVAPGTDGVLHLPAESCVVLADD; encoded by the coding sequence ATGCAGTTCGAGGTGTGGGCCCCCGAGGCCGGGTCGGCCGCGCTGTGCACGGCGGAGGGACGCCGGCCGATGGAGCGCGACCCGCAGCGCGCGGGCTGGTGGACGGCGGAGGCCGAGGCCGCCGACGGCGACCGCTACGGCTTCTCGCTCGACGACGGCCCCGTGCTGCCCGATCCGCGCTCCCGGCGCCAGCCGGAGGGGCCGGACGGCGAGAGCGCGGTCGTCGACCAGGACGCGTACGCCTGGCGGAACACCTGGGCGGGGCGTGGGCTGCCCGGCGCGGTCCTGTACGAACTGCACGTCGGTACCTTCACGGACGCGGGCACCTTCGACGCCGCGGCCGAGCGGCTCGGCCATCTGGTGGACCTCGGCATCACGCATGTGTCCGTGATGCCCGTCTGCCCGTTCCCGGGAACCCACGGGTGGGGGTACGAAGGGGTGTCGCTCTGGGCGGTGCACGAGCCGTACGGCGGTCCGGACGGATTGAAGCGCTTTGTCGACACGGCGCACGGGCTGGGTCTCGCCGTCGTCCTGGACGTGGTCCACAACCATCTGGGGCCCTCGGGCAACCACCTTCCGGCCTTCGGCCCGTACTTCACGGACACGCACCACACCCCCTGGGGCTCGGCCGTCAACCTCGACGCCCCGGGCTCGGACGAGGTCCGCGCCTATCTGCTCGGCAGCGCACTCGCCTGGTTGCGGGACTACCGCCTGGACGGACTGCGTCTGGACGCCGTCCACGCACTGGCCGACGGAAGGGCGCTCACCTTCCTGGAGGAGCTCGCCACCTCCGTCGACGCGCTCGCCTCGGAGCTCGGGCGGCCGCTCGCGCTGATCGCGGAGTCCGACCTCTGCGACCCCCGCACGACCACTCCGCGCACCGAGGGCGGGATCGGGCTGCACGCCCAGTGGAACGACGACTTCCACCACGCCCTGCACACCGCGCTCACCGGCGAGTCCCAGGGCTACTACGCCGACTTCGCGACCGCCCCGCTGGCAGCGCTCGCGAAGACCGTGACCAAGGCCTTCTTCCACAACGGGACGTACTCCAGCTTCCGGGGCCGTGCGCACGGCCGCCCGGTCGACGCCACCCGGACCCCCGCCCACCGTTTCGTCGGCTACGCGCAGACCCACGACCAGATCGGCAACCGCGCCCTCGGCGACCGGCTCGCCGCCGGGCTCTCCCCGGGTCTCCAGGCGTGCGCGGCGGCGCTGGTGCTCACCGGGCCGTTCGTCCCGATGCTGTTCATGGGCGAGGAATGGGGAGCCCGCACCCCCTGGCAGTTCTTCACCGACCACACCGACGAGGAACTCGCCCGCGCCGTACGCGACGGCAGGAGACGGGAGTTCGCGGCGCACGGCTGGGCCGAGGAGGACATCCCGGACCCGCAGGACCCGGCCACCCGGGCCCGCTCCTGTCTCGACTGGAGCGAGCCGGAGCGGGAGCCGCACGCGCGGCTGTACGCCTGGTACCGCGAGCTGATCGCCCTGCGCCGCGCCCTGCCCGACCTCTCCGACCCTGACCTGGCGTCCGTGCGGACGGCGTACGACGAGACGGCGCGCTGGATCGTCTGCCGCAGGGGCGATCTGCGGATCGCCGTCAACCTCTCCGGGGAGCCCGCCGCCATCCCGCTGGGCGCCGGCCGGCACCGGGCCGGCGGGGGCAGGGTGCTGGCCGCCTGGGAGCCGGCCGTGGCCCCCGGCACCGACGGCGTGCTGCACCTGCCGGCGGAGTCGTGCGTGGTGCTGGCCGACGACTGA